In Rhinopithecus roxellana isolate Shanxi Qingling chromosome 4, ASM756505v1, whole genome shotgun sequence, a single genomic region encodes these proteins:
- the LOC115896991 gene encoding uncharacterized protein LOC115896991: MAPPGVGQSGDPQENAFLRQPMGDAGHAMALPREPIRAQGTECAHRQRRGWGCRARSGNAGGRGFQGSRRSSRLGLSGFLHIRSPPTQVRPSALLPKQQAPRTLREARRPLTYDGPRRRDDDHGI; encoded by the coding sequence ATGGCGCCTCCCGGAGTCGGCCAATCAGGGGATCCGCAGGAGAACGCCTTCCTACGCCAACCAATGGGAGACGCAGGCCACGCGATGGCTCTACCCCGGGAGCCAATCAGAGCACAAGGGACGGAGTGCGCACATCGGCAGAGGAGAGGGTGGGGCTGTCGCGCCAGGTCAGGCAACGCGGGAGGCCGGGGATTCCAGGGATCCCGCAGGTCCTCCAGGCTTGGCCTGAGCGGCTTCCTCCATATACGCTCCCCTCCTACACAAGTCCGGCCCTCGGCGCTCCTGCCGAAGCAGCAGGCGCCTCGGACTCTGCGCGAGGCCCGCCGGCCGCTCACCTATGATGGTCCGCGCCGCCGAGACGATGACCACGGGATCTGA
- the WTAP gene encoding pre-mRNA-splicing regulator WTAP isoform X1, which produces MTNEEPLPKKVRLSETDFKVMARDELILRWKQYEAYVQALEGKYTDLNSNDVTGLRESEEKLKQQQQESARRENILVMRLATKEQEMQECTTQIQYLKQVQQPSVAQLRSTMVDPAINLFFLKMKGELEQTKDKLEQAQNELSAWKFTPDSQTGKKLMAKCRMLIQENQELGRQLSQGRIAQLEAELALQKKYSEELKSSQDELNDFIIQLDEEVEGMQSTILVLQQQLKETRQQLAQYQQQQSQASAPSTSRTTASEPVEQLEATSKDCSRLTNGPSNGSSSRQRTSGSGFHREGNTTEDDFPPSPGNGNKSSNSSEERTGRGGSGYVNQLSAGYESVDSPTGSENSLTHQSNDTDSNHDPQEEKAVSGKGNRTVGSRHVQNGLDSSVNIQGSVL; this is translated from the exons ATGACCAACGAAGAACCTCTTCCCAAGAAG GTTCGACTGAGTGAAACAGACTTCAAAGTTATGGCAAGAGATGAGTTAATTCTAAG ATGGAAACAATATGAAGCATATGTACAAGCTTTGGAGGGCAAGTACACAGATCTTAACT cTAATGATGTAACTGGCCTAAGAGAGTCTGAAGAAAAACTAAAGCAACAACAGCAAGAGTCTGCACGCAGGGAAAACATCCTTGTAATGCGACTAGCAACCAAGGAACAGGAGATGCAAGAGTGTACT ACTCAAATCCAGTACCTCAAGCAAGTCCAGCAGCCGAGCGTTGCCCAACTGAGATCAACAATGGTAGACCCAGCGATCAACTTGTTTTTCCTAAAAATGAAAGGTGAACTGGAACAGACTAAAGACAAACTGGAACAAGCCCAAAATGAACTGAGTGCCTGGAAGTTTACGCCTGATAG CCAAACAGGGAAAAAGTTAATGGCGAAGTGTCGAATGCTTATCCAGGAGAATCAAGAGCTTGGAAGGCAGCTGTCCCAGGGACGTATTGCACAACTTGAAGCAGAGTTGGCTTTACAGAAGAAATATAGTGAGGAGCTTAAAAGCAGTCAGGATg AACTGAATGACTTCATCATCCAGCTTGATGAAGAAGTAGAGGGTATGCAGAGTACCATTCTCGTTCTGCAGCAGCAGCTGAAGGAGACACGCCAGCAGTTGGCTCAATACCAGCAGCAGCAGTCTCAGGCCTCTGCCCCAAGTACCAGCAGGACTACAGCTTCTGAACCTGTAGAACAGTTGGAGGCCACAAGTAAAGACTGCAGTCGTCTGACAAACGGACCAAGTAATGGTAGCTCCTCCCGCCAGAGGACGTCTGGGTCTGGATTTCACAGGGAGGGCAACACAACCGAAGATgactttcctccttctccagggAATGGTAATAAGTCCTCcaacagctcagaggagagaaCTGGCAGAGGAGGTAGTGGTTACGTAAATCAACTCAGTGCGGGGTATGAAAGTGTAGACTCTCCCACGGGCAGTGAAAACTCTCTCACACACCAATCAAATGACACAGACTCCAATCATGACCCTCAAGAGGAGAAAGCAGTGAGTGGGAAAGGTAACCGAACTGTGGGTTCCCGCCACGTTCAGAATGGCTTGGACTCAAGTGTAAATATACAGGGTTcagttttgtaa
- the WTAP gene encoding pre-mRNA-splicing regulator WTAP isoform X2, protein MTNEEPLPKKVRLSETDFKVMARDELILRWKQYEAYVQALEGKYTDLNSNDVTGLRESEEKLKQQQQESARRENILVMRLATKEQEMQECTTQIQYLKQVQQPSVAQLRSTMVDPAINLFFLKMKGELEQTKDKLEQAQNELSAWKFTPDRGLMASDYSEEVATSEKFPF, encoded by the exons ATGACCAACGAAGAACCTCTTCCCAAGAAG GTTCGACTGAGTGAAACAGACTTCAAAGTTATGGCAAGAGATGAGTTAATTCTAAG ATGGAAACAATATGAAGCATATGTACAAGCTTTGGAGGGCAAGTACACAGATCTTAACT cTAATGATGTAACTGGCCTAAGAGAGTCTGAAGAAAAACTAAAGCAACAACAGCAAGAGTCTGCACGCAGGGAAAACATCCTTGTAATGCGACTAGCAACCAAGGAACAGGAGATGCAAGAGTGTACT ACTCAAATCCAGTACCTCAAGCAAGTCCAGCAGCCGAGCGTTGCCCAACTGAGATCAACAATGGTAGACCCAGCGATCAACTTGTTTTTCCTAAAAATGAAAGGTGAACTGGAACAGACTAAAGACAAACTGGAACAAGCCCAAAATGAACTGAGTGCCTGGAAGTTTACGCCTGATAG AGGCCTGATGGCGTCGGACTATTCCGAAGAAGTGGCCACCTCCGAAAAATTCCCCTTCTAG
- the WTAP gene encoding pre-mRNA-splicing regulator WTAP isoform X3 yields the protein MTNEEPLPKKVRLSETDFKVMARDELILRWKQYEAYVQALEGKYTDLNSNDVTGLRESEEKLKQQQQESARRENILVMRLATKEQEMQECTTQIQYLKQVQQPSVAQLRSTMVDPAINLFFLKMKGELEQTKDKLEQAQNELSAWKFTPDR from the exons ATGACCAACGAAGAACCTCTTCCCAAGAAG GTTCGACTGAGTGAAACAGACTTCAAAGTTATGGCAAGAGATGAGTTAATTCTAAG ATGGAAACAATATGAAGCATATGTACAAGCTTTGGAGGGCAAGTACACAGATCTTAACT cTAATGATGTAACTGGCCTAAGAGAGTCTGAAGAAAAACTAAAGCAACAACAGCAAGAGTCTGCACGCAGGGAAAACATCCTTGTAATGCGACTAGCAACCAAGGAACAGGAGATGCAAGAGTGTACT ACTCAAATCCAGTACCTCAAGCAAGTCCAGCAGCCGAGCGTTGCCCAACTGAGATCAACAATGGTAGACCCAGCGATCAACTTGTTTTTCCTAAAAATGAAAGGTGAACTGGAACAGACTAAAGACAAACTGGAACAAGCCCAAAATGAACTGAGTGCCTGGAAGTTTACGCCTGATAGGTAA